DNA sequence from the Candidatus Methylacidiphilales bacterium genome:
GGCGAGGTTTGGACCTCGAGTCCGGCTCCCTTTGCCTGGGCGGCGAAGTCGGGAAGCGGGGCGTTGCTTTCCATGGCGTTGTAGAAAGGTTCGGTGAATTGATAGGCTTTTTCGCCGAGGGCGCGGCGGGTTTTGGCGGTTTCATCCGCGGATTGGTCCTTGGGGGCGGGCGGGAGCTTGAAGAGCACGTATTCGACCTTGCGCTGTTCCGGGAGGGCGAAGCGGTCGGAGTGTTTCTCGTAAAAGGCGCGCAGGATGCCGTCGTTGGTCTCGATTTTGCCGGCCAAAGACTCGGGTGAGAGCTGGAGGTACTCCATGTTGACCGGGGCGAAGTAGTTCTTGAAGGCGGCGTCTGCTTCGGAGGGGGGGACGACCACGGTGTCCTGGAGGGACTGCATCCAGGTTTCGATCAGCACCTGTTCCCGCATGATCTCAAAAAATCGTTCCAAGCCGACTCCTTGGGGGTTGAGGACGAAATCCTGGAATTTTTTGAAATTTTCCGGCGAGAAGGTCTTCTTTTCCGGGTCTTGAAAAAGGGGTGAGTTGCGGATGTTGAGTTGGACTTCCTCGGGCTTGATGGCCAGTCCGGCCTGGTGGATCTCTTCGAGCAACAACAGGCGGAGCCAGGCCTGTTGGGAGATTTCGCGGCCAGCTTCATCGCCCGAGCCGGGGATGCGGCCAGTGGAAAGGGTGTAGGCGATGCGGGAGGCGCGGATGGCATTCTGGTATTCGGTCAGGTTGACCGGGCGGCCCTTGATTTTGGCGGCGAAAGTGGCGCCGCCCCTGCGGCCGTTGCCGGACCAATTGCCGAAGAAAACGAAGGAGACGGCGATGATGACCAGGACGAAAACGAGGATGAATTTGAGTTTTTGACTGAGGAAGGTGAGCATGGGAAGGATTTTCTCTTGTTATTTCAGAGGTGCGGGGCACAAATGGTTCATGATCAAAGTCCAGCGCCGATGGACCTGGCCCGTGACGTTGGCGGCCTTCCTGATTGCCAGCCACGCCGCCCAGGCGCAAGATAAAATCGTATTGAAGGATGGTTCGCCATCCAACGGGGAAATCACAGCCTACGATCCAGCCAGTGGGGCAGTCACCTTCAAGAACGACAAGGGGACGGTCCCGTACCCGGCGGCCACGCTCTCCAAGGTTGAACTGGGGGAGCGTCCAGAATTCGCCAAAGGAGTCGCTGCGGTGTCGGAGGAGCGCTACGCCGAGGGGGTGGACCTGCTCAAGCCCCTGGTGGACAAGTTTCTCGGGATTGATTCGCCCTGGGTTCCCCAAGCGGCAGCCTACCTGGCGGATGCCCTGGCCAAGACGGGCAAGACCTTCGACAGCGAGCAGTTGGCCGACAAGATCGTGAAGTCCTATCCCAACAGCATCTTCCGTTACCAGGGGATGATCAGCAAGGCCGCCTCCCTTTCGGCGAAGAAGAATTACGATGAGGCACTGACCTTGTTGGCCGAAGTGGAGAAAGCCGTGCCACAGACGGCGGCACCCGATGCCCGGACGATGCAGATCCTGGGGGATTTGTTTTACAACCGGGCGATCATCTACAAAGCCAAGGGTGACAAGGCCAAGGCCTACGAGTCCTTTTTGACGGTTTCGTCCCTCTATCACAAACCGGCCAAGCGCGCCAAGCTGGCCTTGGCGGAAGCTGAAGCCCTGCGCAAAGAGAACAAAGATCTCTTTGTCAATTGACGCATCATGTTCCGATCCGTCAGGCGGTCGGCGGCTGCCGCCGCCTCGTTCATCCTGTTCCTG
Encoded proteins:
- a CDS encoding tetratricopeptide repeat protein; this encodes MIKVQRRWTWPVTLAAFLIASHAAQAQDKIVLKDGSPSNGEITAYDPASGAVTFKNDKGTVPYPAATLSKVELGERPEFAKGVAAVSEERYAEGVDLLKPLVDKFLGIDSPWVPQAAAYLADALAKTGKTFDSEQLADKIVKSYPNSIFRYQGMISKAASLSAKKNYDEALTLLAEVEKAVPQTAAPDARTMQILGDLFYNRAIIYKAKGDKAKAYESFLTVSSLYHKPAKRAKLALAEAEALRKENKDLFVN
- a CDS encoding peptidyl-prolyl cis-trans isomerase, whose translation is MLTFLSQKLKFILVFVLVIIAVSFVFFGNWSGNGRRGGATFAAKIKGRPVNLTEYQNAIRASRIAYTLSTGRIPGSGDEAGREISQQAWLRLLLLEEIHQAGLAIKPEEVQLNIRNSPLFQDPEKKTFSPENFKKFQDFVLNPQGVGLERFFEIMREQVLIETWMQSLQDTVVVPPSEADAAFKNYFAPVNMEYLQLSPESLAGKIETNDGILRAFYEKHSDRFALPEQRKVEYVLFKLPPAPKDQSADETAKTRRALGEKAYQFTEPFYNAMESNAPLPDFAAQAKGAGLEVQTSPYFAKEGFVIPGPSGTSLAQLAFTLTPAKPVSDYVQINEGFAVLRLKEVQPPTLRPFDSVKDDVRKAFLENETNLRAQAAIESLTAKLKQELAAGKTFAQAAAAAGQSPAKLPAFVVASPDPKSAQTALLNAARYRSIQLQPGQISDPTPLEGKVVIFHLASRGEPDAAKRAEALPRVTAELAQENSRRARDLYFASLIEAKGTQFPGNLFGGN